The segment TCTAATCTGTTGATCGTTTTATGTATTCTGATCTGatctgattgttttttttttgttttgtagctGGCGGTAAGATCAAGATCGGAATCAACGGTGAGTCTCTGATTAATTAATTAGGTTTGTTAGATTTCGTATACGTAGCAGATCTCTTGAATCTGACGTTTGGTTTGTGTAATCCTCTAGGATTCGGAAGAATCGGTCGTTTGGTAGCTAGAGTTGTTCTCCAGAGGGACGATGTTGAGCTCGTCGCCGTCAACGATCCTTTCATCACCACTGAGTACATGGTTTGtgtttccttccttccttccttccttcgaCGTCGTTTTGATCCTGGACTGGTTAATATGTTTCGATCTGTTAGATTTATAGGATATCAGTATAATCACGTGTACGCATGTGTGTTCTTAGCGTCTTCATGTATGTTTTTAGATCCAAAAACTGGCTTAGTTGGTTGATTTTCATGTTGATTAGCTGATTATATCAATTTTGGAGCTGATGGTTGTttcggatttttttttggattggTTGCATAAATTGATTTTACTCTCTGTGTTTGATTTGATGCAGACGTACATGTTCAAGTACGACAGTGTTCACGGTCAATGGAAACACCATGAACTCAAGGTCAAGGACGAGAAGACTCTTCTCTTCGGTGAGAAGCCTGTCACCGTCTTCGGCatcaggtatatatatatatatatctactcGGTTGATTATCTTTTCTCACTCTGCTTTTTAGAACTTCGATCTCACAAAAGTGATTTTGTATTTGTGAAGGAACCCTGAGGATATCCCATGGGCTGAGGCTGGAGCTGACTTCGTTGTTGAGTCTACTGGTGTTTTCACGGACAAGGACAAAGCTGCTGCTCACTTGAAGGTTTGTTTTTATCTGCTTTGGATGTTATACACCGTTATATGTTTAGCTTGTTGGTCTTTGAAGAGACTCAGTAATTAGTGGACACAAACAATGTTCTTATCCCATGTATGAGTTGTGTATGTTTCAACTAAATGATTTTGGTGATTTGTTTGTTACAGGGTGGTGCCAAGAAGGTTGTCATCTCTGCCCCTAGCAAGGACGCTCCCATGTTTGTCGTTGGTGTCAACGAGCACGAGTACAAGTCCGACCTTGACATTGTCTCCAACGCTAGTTGCACCACTAACTGCCTTGCTCCCCTTGCCAAGGTAAATATATCTTGATAGTTCGCCTATTAAAAATCAGTTTGGTAGTGTTGTTTCCAGCTTTGTACCAATCTTAGGTTTCTTCGTGTAGGTTATCAACGACAGGTTCGGCATTGTTGAGGGTCTTATGACCACCGTCCACTCCATCACTGGTAAAGTCTTTTAGTCTTCAATAAACCTATTTTCATACTGATTGCTTGTAAGAGGAAACTCTTGACACTAATGAGGGTTTGCTTTTATGATTATCAGCTACTCAGAAGACTGTTGATGGACCATCAATGAAAGACTGGAGAGGTGGAAGAGCTGCTTCGTTCAACATCATTCCCAGCAGCACCGGAGCTGCCAAGGCTGTCGGAAAGGTGCTTCCTCAGCTCAATGGAAAGTTGACCGGAATGTCCTTCCGTGTCCCCACCGTCGATGTCTCAGTTGTTGACCTCACGGTTAGACTCCAGAAAGCTGCAACCTACGACGAGATCAAGAAGGCTATCAAGTAAGCTTTTGTTTCCAGTTAAGCTTAGTTTAATCATATCTCAATGAGATACAAAATTAACTTGCTGAATTGTTGACAATACGCTCAGGGAGGAATCTGAAGGCAAACTAAAGGGAATCCTTGGATACACCGAGGATGATGTCGTCTCAACTGACTTCGTTGGTGACAGCAGGTCGAGCATTTTCGATGCCAAGGCTGGAATCGCATTGAGTGACAACTTCGTGAAGCTGGTGTCGTGGTATGACAACGAATGGGGTTACAGTACCCGTGTGGTCGACTTGATAGTCCACATGTCAAAGTGCTAAATCTGAGAAGATGATCTGGAATGACGTTTGGAGGAAGTTTGAATCTGttgtttttgaataaattttctTGGGGGTTTTATAACTCTTGGTTGGGTTTTGGCCTATCCCTCACTTTTACTCTTTGAGTCTGTAGCACGGTTGTTTTACGGAGAATAGCCCTTTACGTTTGGCTTTTTTGATATATTTGAGTTATGGTTTTATCAGATTTATCTCCACTCTCTTCTTAGCGATTAAGACCTAAAATGAAAGTTGAATTCTAAAATATGGTCAAAGACTATATATCAAAGAgaatatattatcaaaaaatgTGTAAATATTATCTCGTCCGTTCAATGCATTAGCCTCAAATGATTGATAAAGACATTTGTTGAACACAGTCAAAACTCAACGATGTGATTTCACACCTTGAGGATTTC is part of the Raphanus sativus cultivar WK10039 chromosome 5, ASM80110v3, whole genome shotgun sequence genome and harbors:
- the LOC108805328 gene encoding glyceraldehyde-3-phosphate dehydrogenase, cytosolic yields the protein MAGGKIKIGINGFGRIGRLVARVVLQRDDVELVAVNDPFITTEYMTYMFKYDSVHGQWKHHELKVKDEKTLLFGEKPVTVFGIRNPEDIPWAEAGADFVVESTGVFTDKDKAAAHLKGGAKKVVISAPSKDAPMFVVGVNEHEYKSDLDIVSNASCTTNCLAPLAKVINDRFGIVEGLMTTVHSITATQKTVDGPSMKDWRGGRAASFNIIPSSTGAAKAVGKVLPQLNGKLTGMSFRVPTVDVSVVDLTVRLQKAATYDEIKKAIKEESEGKLKGILGYTEDDVVSTDFVGDSRSSIFDAKAGIALSDNFVKLVSWYDNEWGYSTRVVDLIVHMSKC